The Nostoc sp. 'Lobaria pulmonaria (5183) cyanobiont' genome window below encodes:
- a CDS encoding mucoidy inhibitor MuiA family protein, with product MVNPEIPSWRKTVQSEIVAVTVYSDRALVTRRGVVDLTGIEQELVITPVPMTLETESVRVSGTGTVGVRLVGVSSDRIYTTEPLAERVAHLTRQIQQLEAEKRHLQAQVDALALQSSFIAGLREKTEEPFAQSLSRKNLSLSETLDFLNFLGSQYSEYAIASGECKTQQQELDKQLQALHISLQIIQTPHPKESFSLVVAVEVAGEGEFELEVSYLVNRASWTPLYDLRFSTTSDIVHLSYLAEITQSTGEDWIGANLTLSTAKPGLGTLPPKLEPWYIDTPRPRIARQRRARFAAQPPLLPSILDQPASAARTDWQGEDEVTEDSLIPAETVAAEVSKEGSVVTFKLNGGGNIPSDGAPHKTTIFNDDYPCSFDYGAMPRLVSFAYLEANVKNSPNGATLLAGKANIFGDNVFVGTTRLENIAPGQEFKLNLGIDEGLKIERDLVERLVDKRLISNQRRITYSYRLIVTNLLDKEVNLKLTEQLPVSRNEQIKVRLNRSNPQIQLAEMGILEWLLTLPAQERREIYYQFNVEYPPDLMVVGLDI from the coding sequence GTGGTTAACCCGGAAATACCGTCTTGGCGCAAAACAGTACAAAGCGAGATTGTAGCTGTTACCGTGTATTCTGACAGAGCATTAGTTACACGGCGGGGTGTAGTTGATTTAACAGGAATTGAACAGGAATTAGTAATTACCCCAGTGCCAATGACTCTAGAAACTGAGTCTGTTCGGGTTAGCGGTACAGGTACGGTAGGGGTGCGCTTGGTGGGAGTTAGTAGCGATCGCATCTATACTACTGAACCGCTAGCGGAGCGAGTAGCACATTTGACAAGGCAAATTCAGCAATTAGAAGCAGAAAAACGCCACCTACAAGCTCAGGTGGATGCTTTAGCATTGCAATCTAGTTTTATCGCCGGCTTACGTGAAAAAACAGAAGAACCCTTTGCACAGAGTTTGTCTCGGAAAAATCTTAGCCTCAGCGAAACTTTGGATTTCCTCAACTTTCTTGGAAGCCAGTATAGTGAGTATGCGATCGCATCTGGAGAGTGCAAAACTCAACAGCAGGAATTAGATAAACAACTGCAAGCACTCCACATTTCATTGCAAATAATTCAAACACCCCATCCCAAAGAAAGTTTTAGCTTAGTTGTAGCCGTTGAAGTAGCGGGTGAAGGTGAATTTGAATTAGAGGTATCATACTTAGTGAATCGCGCTAGTTGGACTCCCCTTTATGACTTACGCTTTAGCACTACCAGCGATATTGTGCATCTGAGTTACCTTGCAGAAATCACTCAAAGCACTGGCGAAGATTGGATTGGTGCAAATCTCACCCTTTCTACCGCTAAACCAGGATTAGGTACACTCCCACCCAAACTTGAACCTTGGTATATTGATACCCCACGTCCACGAATAGCGCGACAACGACGAGCTCGATTTGCTGCCCAGCCACCACTGCTGCCTAGCATACTAGATCAGCCTGCTTCTGCTGCCAGAACGGATTGGCAAGGAGAAGACGAAGTTACAGAGGATAGTCTTATCCCAGCAGAAACCGTTGCAGCAGAAGTATCCAAAGAAGGGAGTGTAGTTACCTTTAAATTGAATGGCGGTGGTAATATTCCCAGTGATGGCGCACCCCATAAAACTACGATTTTCAACGATGATTATCCTTGTAGCTTCGATTATGGGGCAATGCCGCGCTTGGTAAGTTTTGCTTATTTAGAAGCTAATGTGAAAAATAGTCCCAACGGTGCGACTTTGTTAGCAGGTAAAGCAAATATTTTCGGCGATAACGTTTTTGTCGGCACTACTCGGTTAGAAAATATTGCACCAGGGCAAGAGTTTAAACTGAACTTAGGAATTGACGAAGGTTTAAAAATTGAGCGCGACTTAGTTGAGCGCCTGGTAGATAAAAGATTAATTAGCAACCAGCGCCGGATTACTTATAGTTATCGGTTGATTGTTACTAACTTACTTGATAAAGAAGTAAATCTAAAATTAACTGAACAATTGCCAGTTAGCCGCAACGAGCAAATTAAAGTACGTCTCAATCGCAGCAACCCACAAATTCAACTCGCTGAAATGGGAATTTTAGAATGGCTGTTAACTCTTCCAGCCCAAGAGCGACGAGAGATATATTATCAGTTTAATGTTGAATATCCGCCTGATTTAATGGTAGTTGGATTAGATATTTAG